From a single Apium graveolens cultivar Ventura chromosome 2, ASM990537v1, whole genome shotgun sequence genomic region:
- the LOC141695946 gene encoding putative inactive poly [ADP-ribose] polymerase SRO2, with protein MEHDQVSSVTEDNYDILAARSDSSSASLLYDIIKNSLVRGLRNHSQHVTLVAIRKNLFSSLSGQGRIQSFRIFSEAVSRKTGGNPNLKYAWYGGSKKEISDVTSHGFACVKSPGNGDLYGRGIYLSPAKFPMDSVLSSEVDANGLRHILLCRVILGKTEEICAGSEQFQPSSEEFDTGVDNLDQPKKYIVWSCYMNSHILPIFVISFNTTSLTRSPRSRGLALIHRSPYISFPKLMSDLKPYLIPSEMALVTRSHTAFLAKSITRNQLISTLRQIAGDNLLKAMIKSSRNKTFGTFNNIN; from the exons ATGGAACATGATCAAGTCTCATCAGTCACAGAAGACAACTACGACATCCTTGCTGCACGTTCTGATTCTTCGTCAGCTTCTCTGCTGTACGACATCATCAAAAATTCCCTTGTTAGGGGCTTGAGAAACCATAGCCAGCACGTAACACTTGTGGCCATCCGTAAAAACTTGTTTTCCAGTTTATCGGGACAAGGCAGGATACAAAGTTTTCGGATTTTTTCTGAGGCAGTTTCAAGAAAAACTGGTGGAAATCCTAATTTAAAATATGCATGGTATGGCGGTTCGAAGAAAGAGATTTCTGATGTAACATCTCACGGGTTTGCATGTGTTAAATCACCTGGTAATGGAGATTTATATGGACGTGGCATCTATCTGTCTCCTGCCAAATTTCCTATGGATAG TGTATTATCATCAGAAGTTGACGCCAATGGGTTGAGACACATTCTTTTGTGTCGTGTGATATTGGGGAAAACAGAAGAAATATGTGCCGGTTCTGAGCAGTTTCAACCAAGTTCAGAAGAGTTTGATACTGGTGTAGATAATTTGGACCAACCCAAAAAGTATATTGTCTGGAGTTGTTACATGAATTCTCACATTCTTCCCATCTTCGTTATTAGTTTCAATACCACTTCACTGACCC GTTCACCAAGGAGTCGGGGACTTGCTTTGATACATAGGTCACCCTACATAAGCTTTCCGAAACTAATGTCAGATCTTAAACCATATTTGATACCTTCTGAAATGGCCTTGGTTACCAGATCTCACACTGCATTTCTG GCAAAAAGCATTACGAGGAACCAACTGATAAGCACACTGAGGCAAATTGCCGGAGACAATCTACTGAAGGCAATGATCAAATCGAGCAGAAACAAG ACTTTTGGAACTTTCAATAACATTAATTAG
- the LOC141695955 gene encoding 3'-5' exonuclease-like translates to MTTKYRVTFQENVIEVTVTNKASAVDEWIRSVRASCHTQTIVGLDCEWKPTFSPILKNKTATLQLCIDSKCLIVQMFYLDCITQSLKAFFSDTNFTFVGVEVQDYALKLMNEYSLSVSKTCDIQALAMTSWPIRFFRKPGLKELANSIVGLYMAKPLDVCRSNWEARKLTLDQVQYASIDAYASFRIGSNLLQGI, encoded by the coding sequence ATGACAACAAAGTACAGAGTCACCTTTCAAGAAAATGTGATTGAAGTAACAGTCACTAATAAGGCTTCAGCTGTTGATGAATGGATACGCAGCGTTCGCGCATCCTGCCATACCCAAACCATAGTTGGACTCGACTGCGAATGGAAGCCCACCTTCAGCCCAATTCTGAAAAATAAGACTGCAACATTGCAGCTGTGCATTGACTCAAAGTGTCTCATAGTCCAAATGTTCTATCTGGATTGCATTACTCAATCTCTCAAGGCTTTCTTCAGCGATACTAATTTTACTTTTGTTGGTGTGGAAGTGCAGGATTACGCGCTTAAACTTATGAATGAGTATAGCTTGAGTGTTTCCAAGACTTGTGACATTCAAGCCTTGGCTATGACTAGCTGGCCGATACGTTTCTTTCGCAAGCCCGGACTGAAAGAACTTGCTAACAGTATTGTGGGACTGTACATGGCGAAGCCACTTGATGTTTGCAGGAGCAACTGGGAGGCTAGGAAGCTTACCCTGGACCAGGTTCAGTATGCTAGTATTGATGCTTATGCTTCTTTCAGAATTGGTAGCAATTTACTTCAAGGGATATAA